CTCGTTGATCCCCACTATGTCGGTGGCGCAGAACCTCGAGCTGGGCGACGAGCCGCTGGTGGCCCGGATGCGCCGCATCAACATCTCGGCGCGCCAGCACCTGCAGTCCCTCAACTTCCATGTCCCGGTCACCAAGACGGTCTCCTCCCTGGGAGGGGCGCACCGGCAGATGGTCGAGATCGTGCGCTCACTCCGCAAGGAGGCCCGCTTGGTCATCTTCGACGAGCCGACGGCGACCCTGACACCGGAGGAGAAGGAGCAGCTCTTCGGCGCGATCGAGCGGCTCCGGGAGCGCGGCATCGGCATCGTCTACGTCTCGCACGCCATCGAGGAGTCGCTGCAGATCGCCGACCGGATCACCGTCCTGCGCGACGGCCAGCTCCAGAAGACCGTCTCCGCGAAGGACACGACCCGCCGGGAGATCGTCGCGGCGATGGTGGGCCGCAGCGTGGAGTACACGGTGCGCCGCGGCGGCGTCCGCCAGGCAGCCGAGCGTCGCAAGGTGCTCTCGGTGGAGAACCTCAACATGGGCGCCGTGGTGAAGAACATGTCGTTCTCCGCCTACAGCGGGGAGGTTCTCGGCATCGCCGGCCTCGTGGGCGCAGGGCGTACCGAGACCGCGAGAATCATCGCCGGGGCGGCCAAGCGCAGCCGGATCAACGGCGGCAGGATCTACCTCAACGGCCGTCCGGTCCGCTACAGCGTCCCCCGGCAGGCCGCCAAGGACGGCGTCGTCTACATCACTGAGGACCGCAAGGTGAACGGGTTCTTCGAGACGATGTCGGTCGAGCAGAACATCTTCCTGGGCCACCTCGCCACGGCGAAGCGGATGCCGCTGTGGGCCCGTCCGGCCGACCGCCGGTCGGTCGCAAAGAAGTTCGTGGAGCGCTTCGCGATCCGCTCGGTCTCGGGCAAGGCCAAGGTGATCGAGCTCTCCGGCGGCAACCAGCAGAAGGTTGTTCTGGCCAAGGCCCTGACCCGCGCACCGCAGGTCGTGATCTTCGACGAACCCACCCGAGGGGTCGACGTCGGCGCCATCGAGGAGATCCACCAGATCATCCGGGAGTTCGCCGACTCTGGGGCCGCGGTCATCCTGCTGTCCTCCTACCTGCCGGAGATCCTGGCGCTCTCGGACCGGGTGCTGGTCGCCCGGCAGGGCAGCATCGCTGCCGAGTTCGCGCCGGAGACGGTGACCGAGGAGCGGATCATGTTCGCCGCCGTGCACTGACCCCCCGTCGACCACCCGCATCGCGATCGTCCGCATCGCGACCACCCACGTCGACCACCCACGGTCGACGGACCCCTACCCCATCCAAGGAGCAATCCCGCAATGAGCAAGCCACTGGCCGGCATCCGGATCGTCGAGATGGCAGGGATCGGTCCCGGGCCGCACGCCTCGATGATGCTCAGCGACCTGGGCGCCGAGGTGGTCCGCGTGGTGCGGCCCACCGCCCCCGAGGCCGAGTACACGATGACGACCCACACGCTGCGCGGCCGTACGACGGTGCTCGCAGACCTCAAGGACCCGGACGCGCTCGAGGGGGTCCGTCAGCTCCTCGACTCGGCTGACGTGGTGGTGGAGGGCTTCCGTCCCGGCGTGATGGAGCGCCTGGGGGTCGGACCCGAGGAGAGCCTGGCGCGGAACCCGCGCCTCGTCTTCGCCCGGATGACGGGGTGGGGCCAGGAGGGCCCCCTGGCGGAGGCCGCGGGTCACGACATCAACTACATCTCCCTGACGGGTGCGCTGCACGCGATCGGCCCGGCGGACCACCCCGTGCCGCCCGCCAACCTGGTGGGTGACTTCGGCGGCGGCTCGATGTTCCTCGTCGTCGGTGTGCTGGCGGCTCTGTTCGAGCGCGAGCGGACCGGCCGTGGCCAGGTGGTGGACGCCGCTATGGTGGACGGTGCCGGCGTCCTGGTCCAGTCGCTGCTCGAGCTGCGACGCATCGGTATGTGGACCGACGAGCGCCAGAGCAACCTGCTGGACGGCGCGGCGCCCTTCTACCGGACCTACCGGTGCAGCGACGGCCGGTTCATGGCCGTGGGCGCTATCGAGCCGCAGTTCTACGCACTGCTGCTCGAGGGCCTGGAGCTCGACCCCGCGGGGCTGCCCGACCAGAACGACCAGAGCCGGTGGGAGGAGGTCGCCGAGGTGTTCGCCGAGGTGTTCGAGCGCCACCCGCGGGAGTACTGGACGAAGGTGTTCGAGGGCACCGACGCCTGTGTGTCGCCGGTCCTCACCTTCGAGGAGGCCCCGGACCACCCTCACGTCGCCGCGCGCGGCTCGCTCGTGCGCCGGGACGGGTCCGTGGTCGCGGCCACCGCTCCCCGCCTGTCCGCCGCCGGCGCCACGCCGACCCCCGACGGAGGAGTCCAGGAGCTTGCCGCCGTCGCGGATGCGTGGTCGCGGTGAGCACCCTCACGAGCGCACCCACCGCGGGCGAGATGGCCGGGCGGCTGCGGACCTGGGCCACGGCGCACGTCCCCGGCGCGGCCGAGGTGACCGACGTGGGGCCCATGCCCGGCAACGCCGGGCTCAGCTTCGGGTGCGACGTGCTCGACGCCGGGGGGAGCGTGCTGACGAGTCTGGTGGTCCGGCTGGCGCCCCCGGGCGTCCGGCGGCAGGGGAACACCGACGTGCTGCGGCAGGTCCCGCTGCTCCGGACCCTGCAGGCGGGGGGGATCCCCGTCGCGCCGCTGCTGTGGTCGACGGACGATCCCCGGTGGTTCGGGACGGACGCCATCGTCCAGGAGCGGCTGCGGGCCAAGCACCTGCCGATGCACGACCCCACGTCGGGCGCCCTGCCCGCGGACGGGGACACGACCCCCTACCTGCG
The window above is part of the Nocardioides campestrisoli genome. Proteins encoded here:
- a CDS encoding CaiB/BaiF CoA transferase family protein, giving the protein MSKPLAGIRIVEMAGIGPGPHASMMLSDLGAEVVRVVRPTAPEAEYTMTTHTLRGRTTVLADLKDPDALEGVRQLLDSADVVVEGFRPGVMERLGVGPEESLARNPRLVFARMTGWGQEGPLAEAAGHDINYISLTGALHAIGPADHPVPPANLVGDFGGGSMFLVVGVLAALFERERTGRGQVVDAAMVDGAGVLVQSLLELRRIGMWTDERQSNLLDGAAPFYRTYRCSDGRFMAVGAIEPQFYALLLEGLELDPAGLPDQNDQSRWEEVAEVFAEVFERHPREYWTKVFEGTDACVSPVLTFEEAPDHPHVAARGSLVRRDGSVVAATAPRLSAAGATPTPDGGVQELAAVADAWSR
- a CDS encoding sugar ABC transporter ATP-binding protein, translated to MSAAQQESPVAAEPVLRMTGITKTYAGNIAVDAVDFDVRPGEVHALLGENGAGKSTLCKIISGAAVPDSGEMQLAGETVRFTHPSEALAAGISMVYQETSLIPTMSVAQNLELGDEPLVARMRRINISARQHLQSLNFHVPVTKTVSSLGGAHRQMVEIVRSLRKEARLVIFDEPTATLTPEEKEQLFGAIERLRERGIGIVYVSHAIEESLQIADRITVLRDGQLQKTVSAKDTTRREIVAAMVGRSVEYTVRRGGVRQAAERRKVLSVENLNMGAVVKNMSFSAYSGEVLGIAGLVGAGRTETARIIAGAAKRSRINGGRIYLNGRPVRYSVPRQAAKDGVVYITEDRKVNGFFETMSVEQNIFLGHLATAKRMPLWARPADRRSVAKKFVERFAIRSVSGKAKVIELSGGNQQKVVLAKALTRAPQVVIFDEPTRGVDVGAIEEIHQIIREFADSGAAVILLSSYLPEILALSDRVLVARQGSIAAEFAPETVTEERIMFAAVH